The stretch of DNA TTGGGAACTCAAAATTTCAGAAGGAAATTCACGATAACAAATGGAAACTCTGTACAAATTTACCTGATCTTGCACCAGTTTTCACTGACCATTATCTCTCCATAACTCTCGAAGTAGCTGATACCTGATAAGATTTCGACTGCCCTTTACTCCGGGAGTCCATTTCATGTTTGTTGAAGTAGGACAGCCCCGTGATCGATCAGCTATAATTGAAGTCAGGGGTGAGTCCACCTCGTCAAGCTCATCATCACTTGTGTATGATTTCTTGAGGACAGATGACGTGTTTCGTGCTAAAGATTGGGTTCCAGACTCTCCCATAAACCTAGTAACTGAGGCTGCAGTTGGGGGTGAGTAAACAGTGGGGGTGGCAGTACATGGTACCATAGTGAAAGACTCACTGGAAGCATCCATATCATCCTTGAGAAAGGAAGAAAagtttaacaacaacaacaacaataataataatctgcaAGTAATGATGAAGATTGGAGAGTGTTTTAACCTCAGAATCAAGAGCCACAAATACTTCCTGGGGAACTGGGTGTGGGGAGAACTCATCAGGAACAAAAAGGCTGAGAATTATCTTGATCAGCGATGGGCTGAACAATGGGCAAACcttcaaaatgtaaaaaatttgAGCATTAATGTGTTATGCAGTACTGGTGTTTGATGTTTGGATTACACAAGCCACTAGCTAGTAAGGTACTCActtcttttcttgttaatggatCAGCCAGCATTTCTAATGGTAGCATCATGAGGTCACTTAGCGCATTGAGGAGGCGGAAAGGCTTGTGAGACTCGTGTTGCTTGTCTTCCACAAGCATAGTGTTGCTACTATCAGGAAACTCGTTATCTTCAGTTTCGAATAAATCAGACAGCCATCTAGACCAGTTTCCAACCTGTCAGCAACAAGAAAGCAACCAAAATGTTCAAATAATACCACTCAGATAAAGAATACATATAATGTCACTCTGAATCTACATCTCTATTTGGTTCCTAGTAGGAAACAAATCATTTGGTTCCTATAGAGAGAATTTCCAAAGAATGCATTCTAAGTGGGTTTcatagattcaacaaaattcACTCTCATTATACTCCAATGGTCAGGCCAAGCGAAAACCATCATATTATCGATGAAGCTGACAATAAGTAATATTGAATAGAAAGAAATGACTACTCACGGCATTTTTTAGTTGTGCACCAGCCCCAAAGCTTAATTTCCCAACAGGGATTGGGAGGACCTTAGGGTTACTAATGGGATCTGACACAGGATCTGTTGGCATTTCATCAGCAGAGTCACGAAGAATGGCGTTGAACATCGCCACATCCAGTCTACTCACTAGCTGTTCCATAACCTACACAATTGAAACAGAAGTGTGATGAAGTTAGTCATCAAATAAAACAGCAAAAACAAGAAGTTGCTTATGCAAGCTTGTCTGTTGATCCTGATAATGATCACATACTAAGGCACTCCCTGCAGTCAGATGAACACAGGAAATAAACCCCAAATGTGTTTCTTAATACATAGGAAATCTATCTATCAGAAAGACAAAAGGGGCAATGTGGGGTATAGTGCCTTATTATTTAGATGTTTGGATAAGTTAGTAGATAAGTGAAGTATATTCTCTCTGTGACACTTGATGTACAAATTCGAGTATATCCCACACTATCAACATACCATTTTTGCCAGCATCGACAAGCAGCCACACTCATGTCCTTCCGCCCTAACTGGGCACAGCCTTTCACAAGCATCCTGGAAAGCCTTCTCCCAAAGATCAATTGAGAAACTACCAGGCTCTTCATCTCCAAAATCATGCCTAGTTCCCTTCTTAGAATTTGAGCTTACAGATCCGCCACTTGTTTTTGCAACAGTTCTTTGCATATGTGGAGTGAAAATCTGGAGTGTAACACAAAATAAACTATAGCACTGACCTTGAAAAAACTGCTTATTGATTACAAACTGATTAACTGAATTactaaggaaagaaaataatgataaaaactGCAATACGGAATTCAACCTGCCACCACACAGACTCAACAATTCGGGAGAAGATCCAAGCTTCAACTTGTTCGAGTGCAAGGGTAAATACATCCCTATCTCCCCAGTCAGTCTGTTCATTTGTTACACTCTTCCTTCCTTCATTTGTGTAGTCAAACTCACAATTTTGCTCTGAATATCTACCTTTGTCCCCAGTTTTACCACCAGTGCTTCTTATATTTGGTCTATTCTTGTCTACTGTGTCTGCAGCGGCCTGGCTAACAATTGCTCTCAACATGATTGTGTTTGATAACCAAAAAGTCAACCTATAAACGGAATATTTCAAACCTCAAGTTGCTAAAGCATAACTTGTTAAAGCAAAGTGTAATGAGATTTTGGAAAGGAATATGCACCTGGGAACATCATTTCCACATGCTTTAGAGACCAAAGCTAAACCTGAGACAGCAGTTCTTGCACAACTTGCTTGTTTAGTTTGAGACTTCACCTTGCAAGCATGAAAGTAGAGCCTTGAGAGGCGACGAGCTGGAGCATGAACCTTGTTTGAAGAACTCACATGTTCAGCAACTATAGAATAAAGGCTAACCTCAACAGCAGCAGCTTCCCTTAATTCTTCCTCAAGAATTTCAATTCTGGATTTCCATTCATTTTCTTGGTCAGGAAGCCTAtttgttgatttatttatttcggCGTTAGCACTAGAGCTGGCATCTTCAGTTACATTTACTTTTGCTGCCTTTTCTGTATTATGGCCACTGGCTGAGTTAATATCTGACAAATTTTGTGCATCAAGCAGGATCTCTGCATCCTGTTCAGTTTCTAGTTTCTCCTTTACACCCCCCTTTCCACCCATAAGACAAGCATGTAAATTATTAACTTCACCTTCAGCATGCCCCGTTTTCATTTCTCTGTCTTGGGATTCTTGCACACTGACATGTAAGTCTAAGTCATCTCTTGGGAGACTCCTTTCTACTTGATCAGTTTCTGGCTTCTCCTTTATATCCTTTCCACCCTCAAGACCAACATGTAAACTAGTAATGACTTCACTTTCAGCATGGTCCATTTTTACCTCTTGGGGTTCTTGACGACTGACATTTAGATCATCTAGTCGGATTGCTTCTTCATCCTGCTCAGTTTCTAGTTTCTCCTTTATATCCTTACCCCCAGCAAGGCCAGCTTGTAAATTATTAACAACCTCGCTTTCAGCATGACTGATCGTTATCTCTTGGGGTTCCCAAAGACCAACATGTAAATCATCTCTAGGGATTCTCAGTTCACCCTGTTCAGTTTCTAGTTTCTTGTTTATATCCTTTCCACCCAAAAGATCAGCATGTAAATTATCAATGACTTTACTCTCACCCATTTTCATCTGTCTCTCTTGAGATTCTTGAACACCAACATCTAAGTTATCTCTTGGGATTCTATCTTCTTCCTGTTGAATTTCTAGCTTCTCGTTTGGATCCTTTTCACCCCAAATATCATGTATACTACTAACTTCATATTCATGACCCATTTTCCTCTCTTGGGATTCTTGAAGACCGACATGTGAATCATCCACTGGGATTATACCTTCTCCCTGTTCAGTTTTATCCTTTCCACCCACAAGACCAACATGTAAATCATTAGCGACTTCACTTTCGGCATGTCCTGTACTTCTCTCTTGGGATTCCTTAAGATTCACATGTAAATCATCTCTTCTGATTCTCTCATCATCCTGTTCAGTTTCTAGCTTCTCCTTTATATCCTCCCCACCCACAAAgccaatatttaaattattaatgacATCAGTTTCGGGATGGtccatttttctcttttcagGTTCTTGAAGACCAACATGCAAATCCTCTCTAGGAATTCTCTCTTCATCCTGTTCAGTTTCTAGCTTATCATTTATATCCTTTCCACCCACAAGGCCAACGTGTAAATCacttacaaatttattttcagCATGGCTCAATTTTCTCCATTGGGATTCTTGAAGGTCATGAGGCCTTCCAGGGTCCAGATCCAAACTTGTTTGGATACAACCATCTGAAGTTGCAATACTGGAAGAAATTTTACCCAAGCAGTTGTCTTCAACAGGTTGTGTATCTATTTTAGTTGGGTGTTTGCTACTATCAACTTCTTCAATATGAGTTGTGATTTTATGCTCAAGGCCTCTCACGATGTTGGACTTCCCACTTGTACCTTCAGCTGGACTCTCCAAACACCTAGAAGGAACACTCTCAAGCGATGCTGCAGGGACCAGTGCTTGAAGTGTATCAGAGTCGATATGTTCCCTGCCAAAGTTACTTTTTGCAGATTCAACTCCATCCTGCATTTTTTGTGACGATAAAAGTGCCATTACCTCCCTTCAAATATACACAAAAACAAGACAGAGAACTTGGGGGAAAGAGGAAAAGAACATCAATAGCCACAGAGCAAGTTCCAAATGTTACACAATAAGAATTAATTCTGGTAATTTCATGCATCACACAGGATTCGGACTAGTGCTTAAGCCAGTGTACAAGCAACTTGAATTCTCCATCTTGTCCATGGTTGCAGTAAGCGCTAGgtgctagtcgggcggtagaggAGCGCCTAGACGGCCTAGGCGGGCGCCTATGcggctaactaaaaaaaaaaacagtgcacATGTGTGGCTGTATatatgtcatattatatatatatatatatatatatatatatatatatatatatataatggaaaaAATTAGCAAGGCCGAGCCGACCGGATTAACTCGGTTAGCTCGATTGAAATGGACGAGTTAACTCAGCCGAGTTAGGCACTAGACGGCCTAGTCAGCCgaattaggcgctaggcggtcgcctaggaGGGAAATCGCCACGGTCTAGGGGCGCCTAGAACGATTTTTGCAATAGTGATCTTGTCTC from Ipomoea triloba cultivar NCNSP0323 chromosome 7, ASM357664v1 encodes:
- the LOC116025156 gene encoding uncharacterized protein LOC116025156 isoform X2 → MVLGLRSRHKKGASVQVDFVVHVEEVKPWPPSQSLRSVRSVLLVWQNGDQNSGSFISNVGDASIEFNESFALSVTLCHEKRTRDKFQKNLLNLYLYEPRKDKASRGQLLGTATLNLADFGAIEEDMSICTPVNSKKSSKSFEQPSMFVTIQPVHKDSSSSSPKVSLSKRTSTDKDEQVSIADSVNEGNDDQCEIASFTDDDVSSHSSLDVTKSSTEAAKAPPPQHEKDGVESAKSNFGREHIDSDTLQALVPAASLESVPSRCLESPAEGTSGKSNIVRGLEHKITTHIEEVDSSKHPTKIDTQPVEDNCLGKISSSIATSDGCIQTSLDLDPGRPHDLQESQWRKLSHAENKFVSDLHVGLVGGKDINDKLETEQDEERIPREDLHVGLQEPEKRKMDHPETDVINNLNIGFVGGEDIKEKLETEQDDERIRRDDLHVNLKESQERSTGHAESEVANDLHVGLVGGKDKTEQGEGIIPVDDSHVGLQESQERKMGHEYEVSSIHDIWGEKDPNEKLEIQQEEDRIPRDNLDVGVQESQERQMKMGESKVIDNLHADLLGGKDINKKLETEQGELRIPRDDLHVGLWEPQEITISHAESEVVNNLQAGLAGGKDIKEKLETEQDEEAIRLDDLNVSRQEPQEVKMDHAESEVITSLHVGLEGGKDIKEKPETDQVERSLPRDDLDLHVSVQESQDREMKTGHAEGEVNNLHACLMGGKGGVKEKLETEQDAEILLDAQNLSDINSASGHNTEKAAKVNVTEDASSSANAEINKSTNRLPDQENEWKSRIEILEEELREAAAVEVSLYSIVAEHVSSSNKVHAPARRLSRLYFHACKVKSQTKQASCARTAVSGLALVSKACGNDVPRLTFWLSNTIMLRAIVSQAAADTVDKNRPNIRSTGGKTGDKGRYSEQNCEFDYTNEGRKSVTNEQTDWGDRDVFTLALEQVEAWIFSRIVESVWWQIFTPHMQRTVAKTSGGSVSSNSKKGTRHDFGDEEPGSFSIDLWEKAFQDACERLCPVRAEGHECGCLSMLAKMVMEQLVSRLDVAMFNAILRDSADEMPTDPVSDPISNPKVLPIPVGKLSFGAGAQLKNAVGNWSRWLSDLFETEDNEFPDSSNTMLVEDKQHESHKPFRLLNALSDLMMLPLEMLADPLTRKEVCPLFSPSLIKIILSLFVPDEFSPHPVPQEVFVALDSEDDMDASSESFTMVPCTATPTVYSPPTAASVTRFMGESGTQSLARNTSSVLKKSYTSDDELDEVDSPLTSIIADRSRGCPTSTNMKWTPGVKGSRNLIRYQLLRELWRDNGQ